A window of Fragaria vesca subsp. vesca linkage group LG7, FraVesHawaii_1.0, whole genome shotgun sequence contains these coding sequences:
- the LOC101294393 gene encoding 17.8 kDa class I heat shock protein-like: protein METSPAAKEEQSYEEFEPFCKWQKHEENDILQVHLPGFRRQDIRLQFNDAGILTISGKQGSSDGDETSSTTTTAMRGRFRKEINISGNCRADQIRAKFSRGILSVTVPKEVVQLSKQSAQDSEQSAHNLFGFQGITVSRPKITKQNAVKMVVVSLAMVLAGFAIYRLCII from the exons ATGGAAACCAGTCCTGCAGCAAAGGAGGAGCAGTCTTATGAGGAGTTTGAACCCTTTTGCAAATGGCAGAAACATGAAGAAAATGACATTCTTCAGGTTCATTTACCAG GTTTCAGAAGACAAGATATTCGACTTCAATTCAACGATGCGGGCATCCTAACCATCAGCGGAAAGCAAGGTAGTAGTGATGGTGATGAAACTAGTAGTACGACGACGACAGCCATGCGCGGTCGCTTCCGAAAAGAGATCAACATTTCTGGGAATTGCCGTGCAGACCAAATTCGTGCCAAGTTTTCACGTGGAATTCTTTCTGTAACTGTACCTAAGGAAGTTGTGCAGCTTTCAAAACAATCAGCCCAAGATTCTGAACAGTCAGCTCACAACTTATTTGGCTTCCAAGGAATTACCGTATCGAGGCCAAAAATAACAAAACAGAACGCCGTGAAAATGGTGGTGGTTTCTCTGGCAATGGTTCTGGCAGGGTTTGCAATATATAGGTTGTGCATTATCTAA